The proteins below are encoded in one region of Podarcis raffonei isolate rPodRaf1 chromosome 8, rPodRaf1.pri, whole genome shotgun sequence:
- the LOC128418307 gene encoding uncharacterized protein LOC128418307 isoform X3 — MQTMQTEGPDIPEGPDEPESPGDEITIDLEPVTPEIGMDVTLIPKGIGSYASCTWFRGSKEKSKQILTYIPPPNSSLEYHFAYTGRESVNAECALHITKLTPQDATLYLLQVEVQGVGGKEMKEGEKSVVFKEAKPPEEDEDEGAKAKGLPLGIIAAIAIGSLFGIILAGGLITYQVKRSKAVPPVAEAPPPVPTQSQPPNNEGQKALEKKGGEKKKGPKKGAPKAQK; from the exons ATGCAAACTATGCAAACTGAGGGTCCTGATATTCCTGAGGGGCCTGATGAACCCGAGAGTCCCGGTGATGAAATTACTATCGATTTGGAACCAGTTACTCCAGAGATCGGAATGGACGTCACCCTAATCCCAAAAGGGATAGGCAGCTACGCCTCCTGCACTTGGTTTCGGGGGAGTAAGGAAAAGTCCAAGCAAATCTTGACCTACATACCACCACCCAATTCCTCACTGGAGTACCATTTTGCCTATACTGGCAGGGAATCTGTAAATGCAGAATGTGCCCTCCACATAACGAAGCTAACTCCTCAAGATGCCACCTTATATCTGCTGCAGGTGGAAGTACAAGGAGTTGGTGGTAAAgaaatgaaagagggagaaaaatctgTGGTGTTCAAAG aggCTAAACCTCCAGAAGAGGACGAAGACGAAGGGGCAAAAGCCAAAGGCCTTCCTCTGGGGATCATCGCAGCGATTGCTATTGGAAGTCTTTTTGGGATCATCTTAGCTGGAGGCCTGATAACTTACCAAGTCAAAAGGAGCAAAGC TGTGCCACCAGTTGCAGAGGCGCCGCCACCGGTACCCACCCAGTCCCAACCACC GAATAACGAAGGCCAGAAGGCTCTGGAGAAAAAGGGGGGTGAGAAGAAAAAAGGTCCAAAGAAAGGAGCACCCAAAGCCCAGAA GTAA